In the Enterococcus saigonensis genome, one interval contains:
- a CDS encoding protein phosphatase 2C domain-containing protein, which produces MTVFFYTDRGNQQNEDFVYGNDTFGFILDGASGLGANYLAGMSDAQVFSHFIGSQLVTLLANDKMATSRALMQAVTSFAQKYRQELGKLTPDLWPSATFSCYRKIGTEMEFSWLGDSPITAFLSQQMRTFYDRTVPQNDQRIVSTFHQLLKKGETMEAAKLAVRKELVKNRQTKNTPDGYAILDPSPIGIARLSQKRVLENQVEKIVITSDGFYRLVDTFNEYTPHQLGQFKDYGTLVSACDHLRKLEVEDAQLLTYPRFKQSDDASILVWQK; this is translated from the coding sequence ATGACTGTTTTCTTTTATACGGACCGTGGCAACCAACAAAATGAAGACTTTGTCTATGGCAATGATACATTTGGCTTTATTTTAGATGGGGCTAGTGGATTAGGAGCTAATTATTTAGCTGGCATGAGCGATGCACAAGTTTTTAGTCATTTTATTGGCAGTCAACTGGTAACGCTTTTAGCCAATGACAAAATGGCGACAAGTCGTGCTTTGATGCAAGCTGTCACCAGCTTTGCACAAAAATATCGTCAAGAATTAGGAAAATTAACTCCTGATTTGTGGCCGAGTGCTACGTTTAGTTGTTATCGTAAAATTGGTACGGAAATGGAGTTTAGTTGGTTGGGGGATTCACCAATCACCGCATTTTTAAGCCAACAAATGCGTACTTTTTATGATCGAACTGTTCCACAAAATGACCAACGCATTGTTTCAACTTTTCATCAACTTTTAAAAAAAGGAGAAACAATGGAAGCTGCAAAATTGGCTGTTAGAAAAGAATTAGTAAAGAACCGGCAAACAAAAAATACACCAGACGGGTATGCAATTTTAGATCCGTCACCTATTGGTATTGCTCGCCTGTCACAAAAAAGAGTACTTGAAAACCAAGTGGAAAAAATTGTTATAACTAGTGATGGCTTTTACCGTTTAGTAGATACCTTTAATGAATATACTCCCCATCAATTAGGCCAATTTAAAGATTATGGAACTTTGGTGTCAGCCTGCGATCATCTTCGCAAATTAGAAGTTGAAGATGCGCAGCTATTAACTTATCCACGTTTTAAACAAAGTGACGACGCAAGTATTCTTGTTTGGCAAAAATAA
- a CDS encoding dicarboxylate/amino acid:cation symporter produces the protein MTKKFSMITQILMAVILGLVFGLFVPEGAHYLKIIGDIFLKLMQMAIPVLVLGQIIQAVGSIKPKELTSLGIRTIVVFSVSSLLAACWGIFMAVLFNPGQGVHMSTSLNQGIKPQEISLNQTISDFFSKNIFTSLAEGSIIQIIVFALFFGLALSKFMQKKPTSFLFQIIVDFNEVIINIIYYVMIFAPIGIFALIASTISELGIKIVLPLMKYLLVYGLSTLLFLSLWAIVIALYGKLNPWRLILNMKNMSIMALATTSSAITLPIAMEESRHKLGLSDRITNLVLPLGMSLNSNGSAMHMAITVMTIAQMYQVDFSIEKMFYLAITATFVSLANAVVPGAGLVSLAIIVPQMGLPIESIAIFAGVEWFVGMLRTILNVNSDVYSAIVVAKSVNEIDYSVFNQTKK, from the coding sequence ATGACAAAAAAATTCTCCATGATCACCCAAATATTGATGGCTGTCATTTTAGGTTTGGTATTTGGCTTATTTGTACCAGAAGGAGCTCATTACTTAAAGATTATTGGGGATATATTCTTAAAGTTGATGCAAATGGCAATACCAGTTTTGGTTTTAGGACAAATTATTCAAGCAGTTGGCAGTATTAAGCCCAAAGAGTTAACGAGTTTAGGCATTCGTACGATTGTAGTTTTTAGTGTTTCGTCACTTCTAGCAGCCTGTTGGGGTATTTTCATGGCAGTTTTATTTAACCCGGGTCAAGGGGTTCATATGTCTACCTCCTTGAACCAAGGAATTAAACCGCAAGAGATTTCTTTAAATCAAACAATTAGTGATTTTTTCTCGAAAAATATTTTTACTTCTCTTGCAGAAGGTTCGATTATTCAAATTATTGTATTTGCCCTTTTTTTTGGCTTAGCTCTCAGTAAATTTATGCAAAAAAAGCCAACATCCTTTTTATTTCAAATTATTGTAGATTTTAATGAAGTCATTATTAATATTATTTATTATGTGATGATTTTTGCTCCAATTGGGATTTTTGCACTAATTGCTTCTACAATTAGTGAGTTGGGTATCAAGATTGTCTTACCACTAATGAAGTATTTGCTAGTTTACGGCTTAAGTACATTGCTGTTTTTAAGCTTATGGGCAATTGTAATTGCTCTTTATGGCAAGTTAAATCCTTGGCGATTGATTTTAAATATGAAAAATATGTCGATTATGGCGTTAGCCACCACTTCTTCTGCGATTACATTACCTATTGCAATGGAAGAATCCCGTCATAAATTAGGATTAAGTGACCGCATTACCAATTTAGTTTTACCGCTAGGGATGTCCCTTAACAGTAATGGCTCAGCCATGCACATGGCAATTACGGTTATGACAATTGCGCAAATGTATCAAGTAGATTTTTCAATTGAGAAGATGTTCTACCTAGCGATAACAGCAACTTTTGTTTCTTTAGCCAATGCGGTGGTGCCAGGAGCAGGTCTTGTTTCGCTGGCGATTATTGTACCACAAATGGGTTTACCAATTGAAAGTATTGCAATATTTGCTGGTGTAGAGTGGTTTGTCGGAATGCTTCGAACGATTTTAAATGTAAATTCAGATGTTTATTCGGCTATTGTAGTAGCTAAATCTGTTAATGAAATTGATTATAGTGTTTTCAATCAAACAAAAAAATAA
- a CDS encoding MFS transporter: MDSSKQAVKVSNNYWIKVVALFFVGWILMYATRTIFNPIMGIIGENFGLSNTQLGLANSIFFLTYAIAQVPFGVIGDKIGRKLVITIGFVIMGVMTYFSGLATTFVMFLLIRAMAGIGQGAYYGPQYALSTESIPKNKLTLGTAIINSGMAFGTSGGYLLSSKLVLENGEHWSKPFFIMAIPTIIVAILFYTLLKEKVIRPEDEAKVVEVNATENKVSFKSIISNKNLLAAFILCFTSIYANFVIITWLPSFLIAERGFAGTSVGFISSLVPWASIPGALIFARFADKSGSTKKLVYLLVPLAILSVFSIAFVTNRMLLIAVLILYGLTGKLALDPIVVAYVTKNAPKGSLSTTLSAYNFIGMSGSILAPYITGFLADTVGSMKIGFYLACILQVLGLLVFAVLAKDTKEKV, translated from the coding sequence ATGGACTCTTCTAAACAAGCAGTAAAAGTAAGTAATAATTATTGGATTAAAGTTGTTGCCTTATTTTTTGTTGGCTGGATCTTAATGTATGCTACACGAACAATTTTTAATCCAATTATGGGAATCATTGGTGAAAATTTTGGTCTAAGTAATACTCAACTAGGTTTAGCCAATTCTATTTTCTTTTTAACATATGCGATTGCGCAAGTACCATTTGGTGTTATTGGCGATAAAATTGGACGTAAATTAGTGATTACGATTGGCTTTGTAATTATGGGTGTCATGACGTATTTTAGCGGTCTAGCAACGACGTTTGTCATGTTTTTACTTATTCGTGCAATGGCTGGTATTGGTCAAGGTGCTTATTATGGTCCACAGTATGCTTTATCAACAGAATCTATTCCTAAAAATAAATTAACATTGGGCACTGCTATTATTAATAGTGGGATGGCATTTGGTACTTCAGGTGGGTATTTACTTTCAAGTAAATTGGTTTTGGAAAATGGGGAACATTGGAGTAAGCCTTTCTTCATTATGGCAATACCAACAATTATTGTTGCCATTTTATTTTACACATTATTAAAAGAGAAGGTTATTCGTCCAGAAGATGAAGCAAAAGTTGTGGAAGTAAACGCTACTGAAAATAAAGTTTCTTTTAAATCAATTATTTCGAACAAAAATTTACTGGCTGCATTCATTTTATGTTTTACGAGTATTTATGCCAATTTTGTTATTATTACCTGGTTGCCATCTTTTCTAATTGCTGAACGAGGTTTCGCGGGTACGAGTGTTGGTTTTATTTCTTCATTAGTTCCGTGGGCATCTATTCCGGGAGCGTTGATTTTTGCGCGCTTTGCTGATAAATCTGGCAGTACTAAAAAATTAGTATATTTATTGGTACCATTAGCCATTTTGTCTGTTTTTTCCATTGCGTTTGTAACCAATCGGATGCTACTAATTGCTGTACTTATTTTATACGGATTGACCGGTAAATTAGCTCTTGATCCAATCGTTGTAGCCTATGTAACAAAAAATGCGCCGAAAGGTTCATTATCGACAACATTAAGTGCGTATAACTTTATTGGAATGTCTGGTTCCATTTTAGCACCTTATATCACAGGTTTTTTAGCAGACACAGTTGGTTCTATGAAAATTGGCTTTTATCTTGCTTGTATTTTACAAGTGCTTGGCTTACTTGTTTTCGCAGTTTTAGCAAAAGACACGAAAGAAAAAGTATAG
- a CDS encoding DUF2877 domain-containing protein, which yields MLTKIVISDYLLPLKKFGVIGSVHSVFEHSFNLKVGEELINVANYYEYLSCFGLFVPTEMFAALKPYVKQGDRIKITNDRIVFYNQMQVKTLPLIDYTSVSLKVSATHLEKEPLQFLQQLLVAADLEEKIGINKDMEFTAVKKQLLKPQQANWARVTKFLVGRGQGLTPSGDDILVAYTFVAGAFKKDYATGLVSELAKQKGRTTDISFAYIKSCEKGYVNSLIYQLYQDLKKNRKENLAQDIQNIMAIGHTSGKDMCYGIYLGISAILNT from the coding sequence ATGTTGACTAAAATTGTTATTAGTGACTATCTTTTGCCTTTGAAAAAATTTGGCGTAATTGGTTCGGTGCATAGCGTTTTTGAACATTCTTTTAATCTCAAAGTTGGGGAAGAATTAATTAATGTGGCCAACTATTACGAATATCTCTCATGCTTTGGTTTGTTTGTTCCAACGGAAATGTTTGCGGCATTAAAACCTTATGTCAAACAAGGAGATCGCATCAAAATAACTAATGACCGCATTGTTTTTTATAATCAAATGCAAGTTAAAACCTTACCTCTTATAGATTACACAAGTGTTTCTTTAAAAGTGTCTGCTACGCATCTGGAAAAAGAGCCGCTGCAATTTTTGCAGCAGCTCTTAGTGGCAGCCGACTTAGAAGAAAAAATTGGCATCAATAAAGATATGGAATTTACCGCAGTTAAAAAGCAATTATTAAAACCACAACAAGCAAATTGGGCGAGGGTAACTAAATTTCTAGTTGGGCGTGGGCAGGGGCTAACGCCAAGTGGAGATGATATCTTAGTTGCCTATACATTTGTTGCCGGCGCCTTTAAAAAAGATTACGCCACTGGTCTAGTATCAGAATTGGCCAAACAAAAAGGACGCACGACAGATATTAGTTTTGCTTATATTAAGAGTTGTGAGAAAGGTTACGTTAACTCGTTGATTTATCAATTGTATCAAGACTTAAAAAAAAATCGCAAAGAAAATTTAGCTCAAGATATTCAAAATATTATGGCAATTGGACACACCTCAGGAAAAGATATGTGCTATGGCATTTATCTGGGAATCTCCGCAATTTTGAATACTTAA